AATTTGCTAACGTTGCACCAACTGCCTGATTGTAAATCCAAGCTATGACTTTAGATTCGCCTAGATAGTAGTAAAGAAAATTTGGATTAAGTACAGAATTACCCAAGCTGATACGCAAGCAACCTGTCCCACATAGCCAACCAGCTTCTCGATCATTTATTAAAGCACGACGACCAATATCACCTCTGCGACCATAAACAATATCACCCTTTTTAAGCCTATGTTGAGCAAGACGTTCTACATCTTTTTCACCAATTCGAGCAATTCCTTCTACTGATATTTTTGCATCAATAATGTCTTTGGGCATGACAACTGGCAAGCCCTCATCTTGATAATCAGATTGATGTAGTTGTGAGCCAAAAGGCTCTGTACGAATAATGCCCTTAACTTCATCACAAATTTCTCCAAGGGTACGTCTAACCCATATCATTAAACTATTCTCTCCCACAACATTTTTGATTATCTCGCGCCTTTTGTAATCTTTCGAGTATTTGCATCACTACAGTCTCACCATCCAGCACTTCTCCCCGTTCAATTTCCCCAAGTCCTACTTCTACCTTTTGACGAGTTTCTTCTATCCACTCTTGATAACCCTTGTCCCATTCTTCCAGTAATTTTAAAGCCAGCCTAATCACCTGTTCAGTATTTTCATATCTACCAGTTGCAACTTTCTCTTGAATTTTTTCTTGCAACCTAGCAAAAACAACTTCACCATCAGTTACTTGTCCTTTAGCAATTTGTTCAGTTCCCACAGCAATTTTCTGACGTAATTCTTCAATGCGCCGTTCTCTTTCTTGAAGCAACTTAAAAGCTTCATTAATCACATCCTCTGCACTAGCAAACCTACCCGTTGCAAGTTGTGCTTGGATAAATTGCTCGATTTCTGGCTTAAGTGTGATATTCATAACTATTACCTCAGCTAAAATAAAGTTGTTTTGTAGGGTGTGTTATACCGAAGGCTAACGCACCATCCTAAATTTTTAGTGCGTTAAAACTAAAGTTTATAACGCACACTACCAGAGTGAAGCTTATTTACTTACATCACAAACTAATCTTTTAAATAAAGACAGAGAAATAATAGTTGTATTCAACAAAGTTTGCGCTTCATTAAAATCAGCATCACCTGTAATAAAAAAATCTGCCTCTGCTGCAATAGCACAAGCTAAAAACTTGGCATCTTTCCTATCTCTGGAAAAATCAACCTCCACATCCACATTAATTAGTGTTGTCACAGAATCAATCAAATAAACCCATCTTTGGTATTGTGCCTCAGTTAACTTTAAACGAGGACGCTTTAAAACCTCCTTATATTCTGCTAGTATTTCTGCTGATACAACCCACTCAAAATCTGAATTAGCAACCACAAATAAAATTACTGCTTCTGGATTTTTATCAGCTATAGCAGCAGAAACTAGGATATTAGTATCAATAATAACCTTCATTCCCCTCGCCTATATGCTTCAATTTCTGCTGCTATCTCTTCCTCAGTCAAGGGATGATCTGCGTGTGTCGCTTGTATTTCTTTGAATAATTTTTTTAATTCTGCTGCTAAAGTAGCTCTTTGATTATCCTCAGCTAAAATAATCACCTCAACTTTCTGTCCTGGTTGAAATGGTAAATCAGATAATACTAGCTGCTTTGGATCTGTAATGGTGATGTAGGTTTTATAGGCGTTCATTATTTATCCTGCTCAACTTTTATCTAACTTTGTTCTAACAATTTCGCCACATTCTCAGCAATTCTCTCCTCTAACTCCCTTGCTTCGACATTCAAAACTTCCAATTCCTCATTCAACTCTTCCAACTTTTCAGCAAAATCAAAATCTTCAACTACCCTTTCAGCAACACCTACATAACGTCCAGGGTTCAGACTCCATCCCTGTGCTTCTATTTCCTGAAGAGTTCCTACTTTACAAAGTCCAGGTACATCAATATATTGACCTTGTGGAAATTTCTCATCCAGCAATGATTTGC
The sequence above is a segment of the Mastigocladopsis repens PCC 10914 genome. Coding sequences within it:
- a CDS encoding putative toxin-antitoxin system toxin component, PIN family, with the translated sequence MKVIIDTNILVSAAIADKNPEAVILFVVANSDFEWVVSAEILAEYKEVLKRPRLKLTEAQYQRWVYLIDSVTTLINVDVEVDFSRDRKDAKFLACAIAAEADFFITGDADFNEAQTLLNTTIISLSLFKRLVCDVSK
- a CDS encoding type II toxin-antitoxin system ParD family antitoxin — its product is MNITLKPEIEQFIQAQLATGRFASAEDVINEAFKLLQERERRIEELRQKIAVGTEQIAKGQVTDGEVVFARLQEKIQEKVATGRYENTEQVIRLALKLLEEWDKGYQEWIEETRQKVEVGLGEIERGEVLDGETVVMQILERLQKARDNQKCCGRE